The sequence GTTTGTTTTAGGGATCGCTACCCTGCTGGCCTCCCACTATATAGATCTCGACCGGGTGTATCCGGTGCTGGGGGCAGTCAGCGGGTTGGCCATTTGTCTGGTGGGGCTGCGGTTGCTGGCGATGCGCTTGAAGGAAAGCCCTCACGAGCATGATCATCATCACGCCCACAACCATCACGATCATCACCATCACGATCATCACCATGACCAACCGAGGGGGCAATGGCCATCGGTTTTAGCGATCGGCATTTCGGGTGGGTTGGTGCCCTGTCCGTCGGCCCTGGTGCTGCTGCTGAGTGCGATCGCGCTCCACCAAATTACCTATGGGTTGGCGCTGATCGGTGGCTTTAGCCTGGGTCTGGCCTCGGTGCTCACTGCCCTGGGGCTGGCTGCCGTCTACGGGCGACAGTGGCTCGAAACAGCCCCGATTGGCGCTGGAGTGATGCAGCGGCTGTCGGTCGTTAGCGCTTTGGCCACAATCGGCATTGGTCTGGGGCTGGCAACGGTGGCGGTGGTGGGGTGAGGGTGTCGGGTGTCGGGTGTCGGGTGCTATCGTCTGTGCTGCTAAGGTGACACCCCGAAGGATAAAAATCGTAGGGTGCATCTGCATAGCGATGCACCGCCTCATACTACATTCACCCCGAGGCGACGCTGATTGGCGATGTGCGCCTGGGGCCAAACGTGCTGATTGCCCCTGGTAGCTCTATTCGCGCCGATGAAGGGTCGCCGTTTTATATTGGCGCTAACACCAACATTCAAGACAGCGTGGTGATCCACGGGCTAGAGCAGGGTCGAGTCAGCGGTGACGATGGT is a genomic window of Nodosilinea sp. E11 containing:
- a CDS encoding nickel/cobalt transporter, producing MTLLPILIHPLLVHPLLAHIEAASQLTALLSGPITPGAIAAGLAIAFGFGAVHALSPGHGKTLVGAYLVGSRGTPKAALWLGITTTVTHTLAVFVLGIATLLASHYIDLDRVYPVLGAVSGLAICLVGLRLLAMRLKESPHEHDHHHAHNHHDHHHHDHHHDQPRGQWPSVLAIGISGGLVPCPSALVLLLSAIALHQITYGLALIGGFSLGLASVLTALGLAAVYGRQWLETAPIGAGVMQRLSVVSALATIGIGLGLATVAVVG